In Thermodesulfobacteriota bacterium, the DNA window ATACCCACATGCATATTGGTCAGGAACCCCTTCGCGCCGGTGTCGCGCTTTTGGGCAAAGGCGCCCAGCGTTCCCATGCTGTAAGAGCCTTTATCCCGATCCACCCAGTGGGCGACCTGGGATCCGGACCAGACCTGGTCGTCCCATCCGCGCAGCCGCTCGGCCAGTTCGCCCGGAGACCTCGGTACCGGGTCCTCCTCCGCAGCCCGTTCCCCTTCCACCACGTCCAGCGCACACCACAGGCCGTCCGGCCCGTCCAACTTCTTCGGTATCAGTTGCGCGTTGGGGATCCACTTCGGGTTGATCTTCCTCGGCACGAACACGATTACAGCCGGCTGATAGCTTAGATCTCCGCCGGTCTTCTTCTTAAAGCCCAGCGCCGTCCCCAGGGTCGAGTTGATCGAATCGAGGAACTCCCGGTTGTGCGCCCGTATGCGCATAAGCTCTTTAATGGACTTCGCCTCCGCCATGTCAGCCTCCCTTCTTTCTTTTACGAAATGGATTATTCCGAAGCATAAAAACCCTTATAGTTCAACCGGAAACCCGGACATGGTCTGCCTCTCGGCCCTTCCTCCCTTTTTCACGTTTGGCAGGCGTGGGAACCCAAACCGTCAAGTTGCCCGTCAGACGAGGCGGGGGCGGATTTTGTACCGGAGGCGTATATCACCGTATACGTCGAGGAACAAAATCCGACACCAACGAAGTATCACGGGCAAATCGGCGGTTTGGCACCCTACCCGACCGGACGGTCAAGAGCCCGATACTGTATCGCCTCCGCCACGTGATGCGCTTTTATCCTCTCCTCGCCTTCCAAATCGGCAATCGTCCGCGAGACCTTGAGTATCCGGGTATAGGCGCGGGCCGAGAGGCCGAGCTTTTCCACTGCGGCTTCCAGAAGGCCCGCGCAGTCGGCGTCCACCTCGCAGAACTTCTTTATGTGGCGCGGGGCCATGTGGCTGTTGGAAAAAATCTTCTTTGCACCTTTCCCCTTAAAACGCTCGGCCTGAATGGAGCGCGCGCGGTTCACCCGCTCCTTAACAGCGGCGGACGGCTCGCCGCCCCTCTTATCGCTTAGTTCCTTATACCTTACCGCCGGCACCTCGCAGTGTATGTCTATACGGTCCAGGAGAGGCCCGGAGAGCTTCCTCCTGTAGCGGCGGACGATGAGCGGCGTGCAGTTGCACTCCCTTTGTGGGTCTCCGAGGTATCCGCACGGGCAGGGGTTCATGGCGCAGACAAGCATTATGCGCGCCGGGTAGGTTAGCGAGACGGCGGCGCGGGCTATCGTAACGACACCGTCTTCCACGGGTTGCCTTAAGACTTCCAGCACGTTCTTCTTGAACTCCGGAACTTCATCCAGGAACAAGACGCCGTTATGGGCGAGGCTCACCTCGCCGGGCCTCGGCACCTGGCCGCCGCCTATGAGGCCCGCATCCGAGATGGTATGGTGCGGGGAGCGGAAGGGCCTTTCCGTTACGAGCACGCCGCTCAAGACCCCGGCGACGCTGTGGACCTTTGTCGTCTCTATGGCCTCTTCTATGCCGATGTCCGGCAGGATGGTGGGGAAGCGTTTGGAGAGCATGGTCTTACCCGAGCCGGGTGGGCCTATCATGATAACGTTATGGCCTCCGGCGGCCGCGACCTCCAGGGCGCGTTTAACGTGCTCCTGCCCCTTCACGTCCGTCATGTCGAGGAGGTCTTTGTCTTCGCGCTTGAAGTAAGCGGCGGCGTCCACGCTGGCGGCGTCTACTTCGACCTCCCCGTTCATGAACTCCACGAGCTCGGCGAGGCTCTTCAGACCGAAGACCTCGACACCTTCGACCAGCGCCGCCTCCTCCCGGTTTCCGAACGGTAGGAGGAGTTTCTTCTTAAGCTCCTTCGCAAGGACGGCCACCGGCAGCGCGCCGCGTACCGCCCTTATCGAGCCGTCGAGCGAGAGCTCGCCGAGCATTATATAGTCGTCGAGGTTTTTATTCTTTATAAGGCCCTGGGCCTTCAAGATGCCGACGGCCACGGGCAGGTCGAACGTGGTGCCTTCTTTTTTTATGTCGGCCGGGGCGAGGTTGACGGTGATGCGGCTTACGGGGAAGGTGTAGCCTGAGTTCTTTATGGCCGAGCGGACCCGGTCCTTACTCTCCTTTACGGCGTTATCCGGAAGCCCGACGGTGGAAAACGACGGCAACCCCCGGGCGAGGTCCACTTCGACCTCCACCTGCCGGGCGTCTATCCCTATTACCGCGCTTGAGAGTATTTTCGAGAGCATTGTCACCTCGGCTTAAGGTTGGCGACGTAAAATACAGGATTTGATTTTAACAGGAAAGGATGGTTGTAACAAGATAAAACCCGCGTTTGCGAAGGCGGGATCGAGAAATCAACGTGCCCGGCAGGCCTCCGTTCACCCTTCGAGAGCCTCAGGGCGAACGGGGAGGGGATAGGACGGAGTTATTGTTGTCCGTCACGGACCCAAACCGTCAAGTTTCCCGTCAGACGAGGCAGACGCACATTTTGGCCCGCAGGCGTATATTGATATACGTTGAGGAGCCAAAATGTGCGGCTAACGCGGTATGGCGGCCACCTGCGGTGGGGCAGTTACCGGTATCGTAGAACCATAACGAACATTATTGCAGATGCGGTTCGTTTCCCCGTTAACCGTGCGGCAGCACAAAATCGACGGTTTAGAGCCTCAGCGTTTTCTGCCTTTGCTGAGGCTCTCACGAAAATACTCGTTCACGTTGTCGAGGGCGCAAAAA includes these proteins:
- a CDS encoding YifB family Mg chelatase-like AAA ATPase, with protein sequence MLSKILSSAVIGIDARQVEVEVDLARGLPSFSTVGLPDNAVKESKDRVRSAIKNSGYTFPVSRITVNLAPADIKKEGTTFDLPVAVGILKAQGLIKNKNLDDYIMLGELSLDGSIRAVRGALPVAVLAKELKKKLLLPFGNREEAALVEGVEVFGLKSLAELVEFMNGEVEVDAASVDAAAYFKREDKDLLDMTDVKGQEHVKRALEVAAAGGHNVIMIGPPGSGKTMLSKRFPTILPDIGIEEAIETTKVHSVAGVLSGVLVTERPFRSPHHTISDAGLIGGGQVPRPGEVSLAHNGVLFLDEVPEFKKNVLEVLRQPVEDGVVTIARAAVSLTYPARIMLVCAMNPCPCGYLGDPQRECNCTPLIVRRYRRKLSGPLLDRIDIHCEVPAVRYKELSDKRGGEPSAAVKERVNRARSIQAERFKGKGAKKIFSNSHMAPRHIKKFCEVDADCAGLLEAAVEKLGLSARAYTRILKVSRTIADLEGEERIKAHHVAEAIQYRALDRPVG